In Eucalyptus grandis isolate ANBG69807.140 chromosome 4, ASM1654582v1, whole genome shotgun sequence, the following proteins share a genomic window:
- the LOC104442120 gene encoding uncharacterized protein LOC104442120, translated as MALQIRAEKMELRQHYRNVWHTDLTGAISADFPYCCFAGLCGPCASYMLRKRALYNDMSRYTCCAGFMPCSGRCGESRCPEICLCTEVLCCFANSVASTRFLLQDEFNIQTTQCDNCIIAFMFCLQQLACICSLVACLTGSEEIEDASQCLSCLSDMVYCTVCACMQTQHKIEMDKRDGKFGQQTGMVVPPVQQMSRINQPVPPSAGHPPHPAYGPPPYGYPPPPQVQGHPPPGHPPAAYYPPPGHPPAAYPDPGHPK; from the exons ATGGCGCTTCAGATCCGCGCAGAGAAGATGGAGCTGCGTCAGCACTACAGGAATGTTTGGCACACGGATCTCACGGGCGCCATCAGCGCCGATTTCCCTT ATTGTTGCTTTGCAGGGTTGTG TGGTCCGTGTGCTTCATATATGCTGCGCAAGCGAGCTCTTTACAATGATATGTCAAG GTATACATGCTGTGCTGGCTTTATGCCATGCAGTGGTAGGTGTGGAGAAAGCCGGTGCCCTGAAATTTGTCTTTGCACTGAG GTTCTCTGTTGCTTTGCGAACTCAGTTGCCTCAACCCGGTTCCTTTTGCAAGATGAATTCAACATACAGACAACGCAGTGCGATAACTGCATTATT GCATTCATGTTCTGCCTCCAACAATTGGCGTGTATATGTTCCTTGGTTGCTTGTTTGACTGGAAGTGAGGAAATTGAAGATGCTTCGCAGTGCTTGTCTTGCTTATCTGACATGGTTTATTGCAC GGTGTGTGCTTGTATGCAG ACCCAACATAAGATTGAAATGGACAAGAGAGACGGTAAGTTTGGGCAACAAACTGGAATGGTTGTGCCTCCGGTGCAGCAGATGTCACGGATCAATCAGCCAGTTCCTCCTTCGGCTGGACACCCACCGCATCCAGCTTATGGGCCGCCACCTTATGGATATCCCCCTCCTCCACAAGTTCAAGGTCATCCACCTCCAGGACATCCACCTGCTGCTTATTATCCTCCTCCAGGACATCCACCTGCAGCTTATCCTGATCCAGGACATCCCAAATGA
- the LOC104442119 gene encoding neurogenic locus notch homolog protein 2-like produces the protein MSLFLLFPQHNSRELLKMAARPRILWRIVLCYLFLGSINASSLWCEDTRCRTGSCNTNGDCICKFPDPSTILDGDRLFLGGKFCNEEMVMCDGTNSFWCEHGGKCEEIVQGEKYRCKCPPGYSGERCEYSGCIVAGSSASTGRNAWLRERLANVLLAGEEVLIVHTQQIPLQVLLKVHLQPDRIGGARMMTRVGWCRSFLFYVL, from the exons AtgtctctcttcctcctctttccaCAGCATAACTCAAGAGAATTACTGAAGATGGCCGCAAGGCCAAGAATACTGTGGCGCATAGTTCTATGTTATCTGTTTCTTGGATCAATCAATGCGAGTTCTCTTTGGTGCGAGGACACTCGGTGCAGGACAGGTTCCTGCAACACCAACGGAGATTGCATCTGCAAGTTCCCTGATCCTTCAACTATATTAGATGGTGATCGGCTTTTTCTCGG TGGAAAATTTTGCAATGAGGAGATGGTGATGTGTGATGGAACGAACTCTTTTTGGTGCGAGCACGGGGGGAAATGCGAGGAGATTGTGCAGGGTGAAAAATATAGATGCAAGTGCCCTCCAGGGTACAGTGGTGAGCGCTGCGAGTATTCGGGGTGCATTGTGGCGGGATCTTCTGCTTCCACGGGGCGGAATGCTTGGTTGAGGGAGAGGCTTGCGAATGTCCTTCTGGCTGGAGAGGAAGTGCTGATTGTTCACACCCAACAAATTCCACTACAG GTTCTTCTAAAAGTACATCTTCAACCAGATCGGATCGGTGGGGCAAGGATGATGACACGAGT GGGTTGGTGCCGCTCTTTCTTGTTCTATGTTCTGTAG
- the LOC104442121 gene encoding E3 ubiquitin-protein ligase RHA1B — protein sequence MGFPVAYTEISLPKLLFQTIPFLRLIRILVSSLLRLLGFPDFLEIDPPLPESRTPVRPPVSAVLIQEFLPLVKYRESSDPPESCTVCLYEFEAGEEVRELKNCKHVFHRGCLDRWMDCDQRTCPLCRTQFLPKGMQEEYDGWLWDAAAANPGSGVLELYGDYSSI from the coding sequence ATGGGCTTTCCAGTTGCTTACACCGAGATTTCCTTACCGAAGCTCCTGTTCCAAACCATCCCCTTCCTCCGCCTCATCAGGATCCTcgtctcctccctcctccgcctcctgGGCTTCCCGGATTTCCTCGAGATCGACCCTCCTCTCCCCGAGAGCCGAACGCCCGTCCGCCCGCCCGTGTCCGCCGTCCTGATCCAAGAATTCCTGCCCCTGGTGAAGTACCGGGAGTCGTCTGACCCGCCCGAGAGCTGCACGGTCTGCTTGTACGAGTTCGAGGCCGGGGAGGAGGTCAGGGAGCTGAAGAACTGCAAGCACGTCTTCCACAGGGGCTGCCTGGACCGCTGGATGGACTGCGACCAGCGGACGTGTCCACTTTGCAGGACCCAGTTCTTGCCCAAGGGAATGCAGGAAGAGTATGACGGGTGGCTGTGGGACGCTGCTGCTGCTAATCCTGGGAGCGGTGTTCTTGAGCTCTACGGCGATTACAGTTCGATTTAG
- the LOC104442122 gene encoding probable receptor-like protein kinase At5g24010: MEAFPKLDPRSFLLLCACALPALALSFPFSPLDNYLLNCGSSVDAVVDNRAFLGDAPGSGGSRVLASTRTISLNDASPAFGTPQIYHTARAFARPSKYVFEVRERGTHMVRLHFHRFDSSRVELGDVRFHVLVDGYVVLSNFSGESASRPVIKEYLIWVDAEKLVLTFVPAGRSKFGFVNAIEVISAPKDLILETAQLVDGGKLVNFNGLNRQALEVSYRVSVGGPKVTPFNDSLWRTWVPDDAYLKSTYGSERVLFGGRIKYQEGGASREVGPDNMYNSARVIKSTNAAVPNVNMTWVFPVTGDYKYLVRLHFCDIASISLELLYFNVYVNGFLVSKDFDLSRVANEVLAAPFYADFIVEGDNSGILSVSIGPSNYSFAHAIDGILNGVEIMKLNNSMGSLDGEVCGGFILKSWPRGNMGVVVPLAAVICLLLSISVVMRWRTTGVSQTLAWTKLPTDMTELSLKQARQQFR; encoded by the coding sequence ATGGAGGCGTTCCCGAAGCTCGATCCCCGCTCCTTCTTGCTGCTCTGCGCGTGCGCTCTCCCCGCGCTTGCCCTctcctttcccttctctcccCTCGACAATTACCTCCTGAACTGCGGCTCCTCCGTCGACGCCGTCGTCGACAACCGCGCCTTCCTCGGCGACGCGCCCGGCTCCGGCGGCTCCCGGGTCCTGGCCTCGACCCGGACGATCTCGCTCAACGACGCCAGCCCGGCCTTCGGCACGCCCCAAATCTACCACACGGCGAGGGCCTTCGCCAGGCCTTCCAAGTACGTGTTCGAAGTCCGGGAGAGAGGGACGCACATGGTACGCCTTCATTTCCATAGGTTCGATTCCTCGAGGGTGGAGTTGGGGGACGTTCGATTTCATGTTTTGGTGGATGGGTATGTGGTGCTGAGTAATTTTAGCGGCGAAAGCGCGTCTAGGCCCGTAATTAAGGAGTATCTGATCTGGGTCGATGCTGAAAAGCTTGTTCTTACGTTTGTGCCCGCTGGAAGGTCGAAATTTGGATTTGTCAATGCGATTGAAGTGATTTCTGCGCCCAAAGATTTGATTTTGGAGACTGCCCAGCTTGTTGATGGTGGCAAACTAGTGAATTTCAATGGATTGAACCGGCAGGCGCTCGAAGTGTCATATAGGGTTAGTGTCGGGGGTCCGAAGGTTACTCCTTTTAATGATTCTCTGTGGAGGACTTGGGTTCCTGATGATGCTTATCTGAAGTCGACTTATGGATCGGAAAGGGTACTCTTTGGTGGTAGGATTAAGTACCAAGAAGGAGGTGCAAGCCGTGAAGTCGGTCCTGACAATATGTACAATTCTGCCAGAGTGATTAAAAGCACAAATGCAGCAGTACCTAATGTTAACATGACGTGGGTTTTTCCAGTGACTGGAGATTATAAGTATCTTGTGCGGCTGCATTTCTGCGACATTGCTAGTATTTCTCTCGAGTTGTTATACTTCAACGTGTACGTCAATGGGTTCTTGGTGTCTAAAGATTTCGATCTCTCACGTGTTGCGAATGAGGTTTTGGCAGCACCATTTTATGCGGATTTCATAGTCGAGGGAGATAATTCAGGGATTCTGAGTGTGAGCATTGGACCTTCAAATTATAGCTTTGCGCATGCAATTGATGGTATTCTTAATGGCGTGGAGATCATGAAGTTGAATAACTCAATGGGTAGCCTTGATGGAGAGGTGTGTGGTGGGTTTATATTGAAGAGCTGGCCAAGAGGAAACATGGGTGTTGTGGTTCCTTTGGCCGCTGTAATTTGTTTGCTGCTGAGTATATCTGTGGTTATGCGTTGGAGGACAACTGGGGTAAGCCAAACTTTGGCATGGACCAAATTGCCAACAGACATGACAGAATTAAGCCTGAAGCAAGCCAGGCAACAGTTCAGATAG
- the LOC104442123 gene encoding mechanosensitive ion channel protein 1, mitochondrial-like — protein sequence MPSTAPKSRRSLDSVKTSQRTLAPVSFSGTTSYLRKPTNGFSPKLPRTRCGSNFSPFLASPLLDSRSFASYFSGKRSTREELEVSGASGAGKVGDENNAVVSSEWLDKIKDTWHGTVDVAGHPGEKVKEVSDELAPYVQQVLDGHPYVKYVFLPIGLTLTVTLLAWVVMPRILRRFHKYATQGQAALLSGTPLGEETPYDKSLWGALEDPVRYLISFMAFWQIATMVAPTTIATQYIGQAWRGAVIISFVWFSHRWKTNVFSRALAVESLAGLDREKIPALDRLSSIGLFVTGLMALAEACGVAVQSITTVGAIGGIATAIAAKDILGNVLSGLSMQFSMPFSLGDKIKAGSIKGEVVEMGLTTTSLLNAKKLPVIVPNSLFSKQVIVNKSRAEWRAMVTQIPLQSDDLEKVPPISNDIKNMLKSHPKVFLDREGPYCFLSRVESSCIELTLGCDLKRMGGDELYTTKQDILLQAVQIIKQHGARFGSRMQETTGQ from the exons ATGCCATCTACTGCTCCAAAGAGTCGAAGATCTCTTGACTCCGTGAAAACGAGTCAGAGAACGCTGGCTCCTGTATCATTCTCGGGTACTACCAGTTACCTGAGAAAACCCACCAACGGATTCTCTCCAAAACTACCCCGCACGCGCTGTGGAAGTaatttctccccctttttagCAAGCCCCCTATTGGATTCTCGGTCATTTGCATCATATTTCAGTGGCAAACGGAGTACACGTGAGGAATTGGAAGTATCGGGTGCTTCTGGGGCGGGCAAAGTGGGTGATGAGAATAATGCGGTTGTCTCGAGTGAGTGGCTCGATAAGATAAAGGATACTTGGCACGGCACCGTTGACGTGGCTGGTCACCCAGGGGAAAAGGTGAAGGAGGTATCCGATGAATTGGCTCCTTATGTGCAGCAGGTGCTCGATGGGCACCCTTATGTTAAGTACGTTTTTTTGCCAATTGGTCTTACTTTGACCGTTACTCTATTGGCATGGGTTGTGATGCCTAGAATATTAAGGAGATTTCACAAGTATGCAACACAAGGTCAGGCTGCTTTGCTCTCGGGAACCCCTTTGGGAGAAGAAACTCCTTATGACAAAAGCTTATGGGGGGCCCTGGAGGATCCTGTGAGATATCTCATCTCCTTCATGGCATTTTGGCAGAT CGCCACGATGGTTGCTCCTACAACTATAGCAACTCAATACATCGGGCAAGCATGGAGGGGTGCAGTTATTATTTCGTTTGTATGGTTCTCGCATCGCTGGAAAACAAATGTGTTCTCTCGTGCATTAGCAGTTGAGAGTTTGGCAGGACTTGATCGGGAAAAGATACCTGCACTAGACCGACTTTCGTCTATAGGGCTGTTTGTAACTGGGTTGATGGCTTTAGCAGAAGCATGTGGGGTGGCTGTGCAGTCTATCACTACAGTTGGTGCTATAGGAG GAATAGCAACTGCTATTGCTGCCAAAGATATACTTGGAAATGTGCTTAGTGGCTTGTCTATGCAGTTTTCAATGCCTTTCTCGCTtggagataaaataaaa GCTGGATCTATAAAAGGTGAAGTTGTGGAAATGGGGCTTACAACAACATCACTGCTTAATGCAAAGAAACTTCCAGTCATTGTTCCAAACTCACTGTTTTCTAAACAG GTGATCGTAAATAAGTCACGTGCTGAGTGGCGTGCCATGGTCACCCAAATCCCTTTGCAAAGTGATGATTTGGAGAAGGTTCCGCCTATATCAAATGATATCAAGAATATGCTGAAATCACATCCTAAAGTTTTCTTGGACAGGGAAGGCCCCTACTGCTTCCTGTCGCGAGTGGAAAGTTCTTGCATCGAATTGACTCTCGGCTGCGATCTCAAACGCATG GGTGGAGATGAGTTGTACACCACAAAGCAAGATATCCTTCTTCAGGCAGTCCAGATAATTAAGCAGCATGGTGCTAGATTTGGCAGCAGAATGCAAGAAACCACCGGTCAGTGA
- the LOC104442124 gene encoding mechanosensitive ion channel protein 1, mitochondrial isoform X2 gives MAKLGFPSLKSVCKFTVPCSKWLSCYSSKYPTRVSRPSLDAIHCSRESRSLDHVKAYQRMLAPVSVYGATGYLRRPTNGFSPKLPRTGGGSTFSPFLASPMLNSRSFASYFGGKRDAPEESEVSAVSGVGNVGNGDSAVVSSEWLDKMKEAWHGAVDVAGHTREKVKDVSDEWTPYVQQVLDSHPYVENVVMPIGLTLTGTLLAWFVMPRILRRFHKYATQGQAALLSGTPLGEEVPYDKSFWGALEDPVRYLITFMAFWQIAMMVAPTTIASQYIGQAWRGAVILSFVWFLQRWKTNVFSRALVLKGLAGLDREKMLTLDRLSSIGLFVIGLMALAEACGVAVQSIITVGGIGGVATAFAARDILGNVLSGLSMQFSKPFSLGDTIKAGSIEGQVVEMGLTTTSLLSAEKFPVIVPNSLFSSQFVGDCK, from the exons ATGGCTAAACTTGGCTTCCCCAGTTTGAAATCCGTTTGCAAATTCACCGTCCCTTGTTCGAAATGGCTGTCGTGTTATAGTTCGAAGTATCCTACTCGAGTATCACGTCCATCTCTCGATGCCATCCACTGCTCCAGAGAGTCAAGATCTCTTGACCATGTGAAAGCGTACCAGAGAATGCTGGCTCCTGTATCAGTCTATGGTGCTACCGGTTACCTGAGAAGACCCACCAACGGATTTTCTCCAAAACTACCCCGCACGGGCGGTGGAAGTactttctccccctttttggcAAGCCCCATGTTGAATTCTCGGTCATTTGCATCGTATTTCGGCGGCAAACGAGATGCACCCGAGGAATCGGAAGTATCGGCTGTTTCTGGGGTAGGCAATGTGGGTAATGGGGACAGTGCGGTTGTATCGAGTGAGTGGCTTGATAAGATGAAGGAAGCTTGGCACGGCGCTGTTGATGTGGCTGGTCACACACGGGAGAAGGTTAAGGATGTATCTGATGAATGGACTCCTTATGTGCAGCAGGTGCTCGATTCGCACCCTtatgttgagaatgttgttatGCCAATTGGTCTTACTTTGACCGGTACTCTATTGGCATGGTTTGTGATGCCTAGAATATTGAGGAGATTTCACAAGTACGCAACGCAAGGTCAGGCTGCTTTGCTCTCGGGAACCCCTTTGGGAGAAGAAGTTCCTTATGACAAAAGCTTCTGGGGGGCCCTAGAGGATCCTGTCAGATATCTCATCACCTTCATGGCATTTTGGCAGAT TGCCATGATGGTTGCTCCTACAACTATAGCATCTCAATACATTGGGCAAGCATGGAGGGGTGCAGTTATTCTTTCATTTGTGTGGTTCTTGCAACGCTGGAAAACAAATGTGTTCTCTCGTGCATTAGTACTCAAGGGTTTGGCAGGGCTTGATCGAGAAAAAATGCTTACACTAGACCGACTTTCATCTATAGGGCTGTTTGTAATTGGGTTGATGGCTTTAGCAGAAGCATGTGGGGTGGCTGTGCAATCAATCATTACAGTTGGTGGTATAGGAG GTGTAGCAACTGCTTTTGCCGCCAGAGATATACTTGGAAATGTGCTGAGTGGCTTGTCTATGCAGTTTTCAAAGCCCTTTTCGCTTGGAGATACAATAAAA GCTGGATCTATAGAAGGTCAAGTTGTCGAAATGGGGCTTACGACCACATCACTGCTTAGTGCCGAGAAATTTCCTGTCATTGTTCCAAATTCGTTGTTTTCTAGCCAG TTTGTAGGTGATTGTAAATAA
- the LOC104442124 gene encoding mechanosensitive ion channel protein 1, mitochondrial isoform X1, with protein sequence MAKLGFPSLKSVCKFTVPCSKWLSCYSSKYPTRVSRPSLDAIHCSRESRSLDHVKAYQRMLAPVSVYGATGYLRRPTNGFSPKLPRTGGGSTFSPFLASPMLNSRSFASYFGGKRDAPEESEVSAVSGVGNVGNGDSAVVSSEWLDKMKEAWHGAVDVAGHTREKVKDVSDEWTPYVQQVLDSHPYVENVVMPIGLTLTGTLLAWFVMPRILRRFHKYATQGQAALLSGTPLGEEVPYDKSFWGALEDPVRYLITFMAFWQIAMMVAPTTIASQYIGQAWRGAVILSFVWFLQRWKTNVFSRALVLKGLAGLDREKMLTLDRLSSIGLFVIGLMALAEACGVAVQSIITVGGIGGVATAFAARDILGNVLSGLSMQFSKPFSLGDTIKAGSIEGQVVEMGLTTTSLLSAEKFPVIVPNSLFSSQVIVNKSRAEWRAIVTKIPLQSDDLEKIPPISNDIKNMLKSHPKVFLGREVPYCFLSQVEGSYVELTLGCNLKHMGREELYTTQQDILIQSVKIIKQHGARLGSRMQETIGQ encoded by the exons ATGGCTAAACTTGGCTTCCCCAGTTTGAAATCCGTTTGCAAATTCACCGTCCCTTGTTCGAAATGGCTGTCGTGTTATAGTTCGAAGTATCCTACTCGAGTATCACGTCCATCTCTCGATGCCATCCACTGCTCCAGAGAGTCAAGATCTCTTGACCATGTGAAAGCGTACCAGAGAATGCTGGCTCCTGTATCAGTCTATGGTGCTACCGGTTACCTGAGAAGACCCACCAACGGATTTTCTCCAAAACTACCCCGCACGGGCGGTGGAAGTactttctccccctttttggcAAGCCCCATGTTGAATTCTCGGTCATTTGCATCGTATTTCGGCGGCAAACGAGATGCACCCGAGGAATCGGAAGTATCGGCTGTTTCTGGGGTAGGCAATGTGGGTAATGGGGACAGTGCGGTTGTATCGAGTGAGTGGCTTGATAAGATGAAGGAAGCTTGGCACGGCGCTGTTGATGTGGCTGGTCACACACGGGAGAAGGTTAAGGATGTATCTGATGAATGGACTCCTTATGTGCAGCAGGTGCTCGATTCGCACCCTtatgttgagaatgttgttatGCCAATTGGTCTTACTTTGACCGGTACTCTATTGGCATGGTTTGTGATGCCTAGAATATTGAGGAGATTTCACAAGTACGCAACGCAAGGTCAGGCTGCTTTGCTCTCGGGAACCCCTTTGGGAGAAGAAGTTCCTTATGACAAAAGCTTCTGGGGGGCCCTAGAGGATCCTGTCAGATATCTCATCACCTTCATGGCATTTTGGCAGAT TGCCATGATGGTTGCTCCTACAACTATAGCATCTCAATACATTGGGCAAGCATGGAGGGGTGCAGTTATTCTTTCATTTGTGTGGTTCTTGCAACGCTGGAAAACAAATGTGTTCTCTCGTGCATTAGTACTCAAGGGTTTGGCAGGGCTTGATCGAGAAAAAATGCTTACACTAGACCGACTTTCATCTATAGGGCTGTTTGTAATTGGGTTGATGGCTTTAGCAGAAGCATGTGGGGTGGCTGTGCAATCAATCATTACAGTTGGTGGTATAGGAG GTGTAGCAACTGCTTTTGCCGCCAGAGATATACTTGGAAATGTGCTGAGTGGCTTGTCTATGCAGTTTTCAAAGCCCTTTTCGCTTGGAGATACAATAAAA GCTGGATCTATAGAAGGTCAAGTTGTCGAAATGGGGCTTACGACCACATCACTGCTTAGTGCCGAGAAATTTCCTGTCATTGTTCCAAATTCGTTGTTTTCTAGCCAG GTGATTGTAAATAAGTCGCGTGCTGAATGGCGTGCCATAGTCACCAAAATCCCTTTGCAAAGTGATGATCTGGAGAAGATTCCACCAATATCAAATGACATCAAGAATATGCTGAAGTCACATCCAAAGGTTTTCTTGGGTAGAGAAGTCCCTTACTGTTTCCTGTCACAAGTGGAAGGTTCTTATGTCGAACTGACTCTTGGTTGTAATCTCAAACATATG GGTAGAGAAGAGTTGTACACCACACAACAAGATATCCTTATTCAGTCTGTCAAGATAATCAAGCAGCATGGTGCTAGATTAGGCAGCAGAATGCAAGAAACAATTGGTCAATGA